The Rhea pennata isolate bPtePen1 chromosome 5, bPtePen1.pri, whole genome shotgun sequence nucleotide sequence GTTTTTCTGGAGATTTTCATAGCATTTCTAGTTTCTTCACGTGTTTTTGTCACTTTACCATGTAAGGGGTTGAGAGCCTGAAGATCACTGACGTTGATATGggttcatctgaaaaaaattccaGTCTGGATGTTTTGCATTCTTACTTTTCACCAACACTGATCAATTAATAAAAGTTGTTGAGCCCTGAGGTACAATGGAAAGCATTTGCTTGTGCTGGAAAATGCCAGTGTACTGTCTGTGTTCTTCTCAAGTACCACCAAATCGTGATTTAGTTTTGCAGGTAGCTGCTCTTGCAGGAATGGCTCGTTCAAAAGGATTTCTGCCTACAAATCACAAGTACTGCAGTGCGATGACAGCTCTGGACAAAttcttgtgctgcagtgtcATATCTGCCGCAAGCCCCTGCTGCAGGAACTCTTTGGTAGTGCATCCTGCCTGGATCACTAAGCCCCTCATCCCCTGGAGGTAAAATTAAGTTCTCATATGGATCTGTGATTTGTTCCTTTTCATGGCATCTAATAGGATAAAACATACTGGAACGTCAGATTTATAAAACCTGACCGCTAtttcctgcctcctcctcagcaATTATTTAGATGGTATTGACTAAAATGATTTGCTAACTTGGAGATCACGAAAAGCAAAGCCTGAAGTAATCCTGCTATCAAAGAAATACACCTCTGTACTATTTAGATAAATAACAGCATCTTGTATTAGCAGTCATCTTCTGTGAAATGGTTCCAGTGCTTTGTgccagggattttttttgttttgaacctgAACCTGTCATCAACcagcagctttatttttcacttttctacTGATGTTCCCTGCATTAAATGCCCTGTGATAAACCATCAACTACAATATTCGGGTGCATCTAAgctgtgctctgtgctgcagacatgtcctttctctctcctgctcttaAGATTTGCCATATAAATTGCAAAGCAGCTAGTGTAGGTTATGCTAGCCCGGGATCCCAGCATCTTCCTAGCACATGTCTGCTAGACCCCAAGCCTAAGAGGTTTGCAAAAACAGACATGGGTGGATCTTTCTCAAGATCACGGAGTTCCCCCCTGCatcattagatttttttctctttctttctactcGCTGTGGCCTGTGGGAATGATACAAAATCAGGCACAATGTTCCGGTTCTCAAAGATTGTAAGATGTCTTCAGCCGACCTATAAAAGTTCTTTTCTCTCAGTGCTGacccattttcttttatttaaggTGCCAATGGATTAGCTGCTGCCTCCGTTCCTCTCCTGTAGCGTGCAAGAGGCCAAGCGTTTCAATGAGATCAGCTGCTTTAGCTAGTAACGGCCCTGTTCTGGTGCGAGGGGAACACGACGGATTTTATTACCATGGTACAGTAAAAGAGGAGCTAGAGGTGAGTGACTGTTGCTCTGGGGGGTCATGTTGGTTTCTGGAATACAGTGTCCGTAGTGGGAGGCAGATCTATTCATTGGAGGAACGAGGTGGGTCACGCGCTGAGCTCTGTCAGAAGAGCTGGGTGGAATTCACTGTGACTGCGTGGTTCCCCTGACTGCGTCTCTGAGTGCTAGAAAAGACCGAGTGTGGTGGACATAGTCCACCAGCAGTCACAGGAGCTATCAGAAGCTCCTCACACGTCACAAGGGGTTCAGCTGCTGCATGAATTAGAGAAGAGATTGCAAGGGCAGCCTCTAGTCATGGTTATGTTGATGCAGTGCATTAAAAACCCCATAAAGGGGCTCCTAATGTGCCTGAGTCCAAGCTGTCCTCACCCGCTGCTTAACGGCGTGCTGGGCGAGCCTGTTAGAGCTGAGCAGCACAGCCACCCACgctgctgtggtggtggtgatcagctccctgctctgctcagcctcctTTCTGACTGCATTTCTGTGAGTTAGGGGGCTCGTGCCGGGGCTCGTGAGCTTGAGTGGGAGCTGGGGGCCTGCCCACCCGtgtgcaaagagcagcagctgttcGTGCCAGAGGGGCTGCTAAATCTCTCTCCTTGAAGAGGCACCAAGAATGTTGTTATCTCTAGTTTAGAGACTTCATAAAGCTCTTTCATCAGGCAGGGCTATCGTGACTGTTGTGCTCCTTGCTGGGATTCTTTGTCCACTGTGTTACTCTAACTCAAAGTGGGCTTTCAGCGTTGCGTGCACTGCTGCTCCCCTCCACATCTCCTGAGCTCAGCTGGGAGATCTTTGCTTTTAAACCCAAGGTTATTGCCCCCAGTTCTTTGTTTCGGGGAAGCTTGCCTTTTGCCCCTCTTGAACATAACCTGTGAGCGTCCTCAAACCGTCGGTTCCTGGTGAGAGCCGTGTTGCCGCGCGCCTCGCGAGGAGAGGCCGTCTGCTTTGGTTGGTGCGGGGCGCTCAGCCAGATTCAGCCAGTGCTGATGTTGTTGTGAGCAGTGTACCAGCTTCTGTTGTGCATAGACACATTACCATCAATAGCACAGGAAAAGCCTACGTGTGTTATGTATACACTTCCAGCTCGAGGCAGCTACAGACCAATGGCACGGGGTCTTTTCAGAGATGTTAGTGAAAACGTTAATTCACTAGTTTGTTAGCACTTCAAACTTAACAGAAGAAAGCCCATTCTTTCTCGAGAACAAGGCAgtgcttcatttctttgttgACGGAAAGCCTCTTGGCAGGCCTCGATTTCAATTCCTCAGAAAAGCAGGGAGTTAACATGTAAGGAGGAAGGACTCGGGCTTGACTAAAGAACAGATTTGAACAGGTTCAGTGTCCCTTGTTATGTGGCGCACACAGTGGGTTTGCAAAATCCAGTCGTACTCATTTGGTAGCATTTCATTGGGGGAAGAAAGTACAGATCCTGGCTGTAGTCAATCTGTAAGTCTGCTTTTAAGTATGCTCCATCTGCTACCCCGTGAGCATCCCAGGGCACTCTCCAGCCGCCTTGATTCAGGACTAATATCACACACTCTTTAGTTAATGTTTAGGCTTGCTGGGTGCTCTGACCCAGCCTAAAAAGCCACAGAATGGTTTGCTAATGAAGTGTTTTTCAGAGAAGCTCTTATTTTGTTCCTGGTAACAGAGTGAAAGAGGAATGTTCCTGGTAGAGTTTGCCAGACCACTCGTGGCACAAAGAAAGTGTCCGGTTTGTGTgcaaaaaacaagcaaggatGATATTCTGGAATATATGAATGGTATGAAGCACTCCATACTCCCTGGAGATAAAGTGCTGGCCCCCTGGGAACCAGACATGGTGAGGTACGGCCCAGGAACTGTCCTCACAGGCATTGAGACGCGGGATCCCTTACGAGGTAAGGAAGATGCTGACCTGTTCTTGCTTGCCTTGCCCAGGAACATGAGTGAAATGGTCAGAATAAAAACAGTGGTGGTGCTGGAGCACCAGTGAACAGTTGATAGTTTGGTGTTTAAAGCTTCCAGGAGCTAATGTGACTTGCTAATAGACCCCTGCATGTAACCTCGTTAGCTTACCCCTAAGGAAGCCTGCACCTATAGAAATGTCATCTTCCGTCCCCAGTGATGGTTATTTCCTGTCTGCTGTGTGAAGGACAACTGCCTTTTCCCGAGGGATCTGAATGCAGCAGCTCTCAGGAGGCATCCCGTGTGCTGGAAAGCTCGTTTTACTTAATGATTCACCCCAGGGAGATTTTATCACCCAAGCATGCGATTTCAACAGCTCGTTCATTTTCCCATGCTTGACAGTCAGGCTCCACTGACTTatcaaaatactgttaaaatgtTCTCTGAGCGGCACTGTTAACTTtggcagcaacaacaaaaattactCAGTCAGCATTTACTTGCTCATTTGATGAAAAATCGAGAGGAAAGATGCTGTCGTTGCGCTGAGTGTCCTAGCTGCCACGCCACCTTTGATGACATTGCGACGAGGTGTTGCAGAGTGAGGGGATAGTTGACtcaaaagtgtgtgtgtgtgtgtgtgtgtgtgtgtgtgcgccaCAGGCAGACCAGCTGCTTAAGGCTGCTTACCTTCTCTCTCAACAGTctcagaagatgaagaaattaTGGTCCAGTTCTGGAACAGCAAGAAAGTGAAACTCCCACTAGGTGTGGCTCTGTGGATCCCTCCTAGCCTGTGGGAGAGGACCGTAGAGATGATCCACATGCCCTTCACCAGCAGATTAAAGCCCAGAGAAAATCCTAACACTAactcttgtattttttcctgcagtccTGTAACAGTCCCAGTTCCTCTTTGTACTGTAGATAGCCTCACTAACCACGGCTTGCCCTGCTCACTCTGCTGGCCACATTTTCACTATCACTGCAATGGTATACGCTGCTCATCAGTACATGCAAGATGCATCTGCTGCTGCCATCCCCATACTGATGGCTGGTGGCCTCTTCCTTCCCAGTCTTTGGtccttcagagagaaaaagaagaggcagAGCCCAGCAGCAAACCCCCTTCACACCTTCTAGACCTGGAAAATCCAAaacaaggagcagcagcagcagctgctgcatcttccctctctcctgaCTCAGAGCGTAATCTGGAGCTGTTCCCCACCAAGAGCACTGTGATGGACAGTGCTGTTAACACGGACTCCAGTCTTCTTGAGAAGCCCAAGCTAAAGGATTCTGCGAGACCAAAGtggaaatactggaaaaggAGCCACCACAAGTCCCATCCCAGCAGTTCAGGTACCTTTGAACGAACAAACTCACTCGCTCACAGGGAAGAAGCAACCAGAGGGAGATAACCAGTGTGCTCTGGTGCCCCCTTCAGCTGAGCAGTCGCTTAGCCTGTAGTTAACTGCTATAGAAATTACAAACTTGCGTATCAGCCTCTGATGCAATACATTCCTCTCCCCAACACTTCTCCTGCATGCTAGCTCTTCTTTTGGTAGCTCATCCAATGGAAAACTACCACAACAACGAATCACCTCTGGGAGCACAGATATGCCACTCTTGAGTTCCTTCTCTATCCTCTTCCCCTGCTTTTTATGAGGCTAACTTCTTTATCAATTTTCAGAGCTAGTCCATGCAGAACAAATCAAtcaggggcgggggggggggaacctcCTTTCAAGCTTAAagtgcattttcttctctccttaaATGAATATTTCTCAACTGCAGTTCAGGTTTTATTCTTCATAAGTCTTAGATGTATACAATTTCACTCCCTCCAGGAATCAGCACTCACAGCAGCTCACATGCAAAGGGTGAGCCGGGACCCAAAGCCGTCGCTGCTGTGGACAGGTCCTGCATTACCCCAGCAAATCAAAGTGCGATGTTTGAAATCCTCAAGCAGCCTCCCCGAGGGCAACTTGCAATGAAGGAAATCTTAACCCACCAGGATTTCAAGCCATCCTCGACGGTAAGGTAATCTGTATTAATACTGTATTTACTTAAGCGTTTCATTTgtctgaatggaaaaaatattcttgttaaCTGTTTGGGGCGTAGCTGGAAAAATACATTGCCCCAAGTCAATTGCCTGCTAAAGCCATCCTCCAAATTTGTGATGGGGAGGGAACTCCTCTACTACTaccacagaacaaaaacaatcatATAAAACCCATCTGTGCGAGTGTTTGACAAAAACTGTACCTTAAGAAACCAGCCAAATGCCCATTGACATCAGCCCAGTTAAGCCTAGTGGGAAGTGGGGACTCCTATATAAGTGGCCCTGAAAATGGACAGCTCTGACTTTCAGCAGCAATAAAACACAAGAGAAGATAACTTATGATGTGCAGTAGCTCCTAGATGCAGTCTGGAAAGGTTCTGGGCTCTGTTAGTCAAGCGCTGATAGTCACAgcctttatttctgaaagataaaaatacctatttttagTGAACAGTTTTTACTGAgtatcttctcttcctccctgaCAAGCTGTAGGCAAACACAGGATTGTTACTTTAAAGTTAGAGGATACAGAATGAACAAACCGTATCACCGACACCCTCATTTCaaggcttgctttctttcagccATCAGGCCCCTCCTGTTTTAGAAAAACCTGGAAAAGAATCAATTAGAACATGAAGACTGAGCAAAAGCATCCACTgaacaaaggaaggaaaaagctggcaggaagaggaggaacatGAAAGACAATGGCAAACTGAACAGGGAAACACTGCTCTGCACAAGAACACCATAGGTACCACGAACTATACATCGTAAATCATGTATTAGTGCCTCTGTACCTTCATTTTCTTGCTACTGTGAGTTGACTAGAGAGTAAAACTTTGAGCTTGCTAAATTTGCAtgattttcttcaggaaaagatcAACCTGCTAACAGCGTGACTTAATGAACACAGAATATACTGGAATATACGCTCTACTCACAATTATACATGTTAATTTTAAGCAGAGACCTACAAACTTATTAATTGTATGTCTCCTATTGTATTGTTTAAATGATCAACATATATGCACGTTATATGCTTTTGTAACTGGTCCATTTTTTCTAGGAACATGCAATTTTTATGTCAGTTTGAAACTCCAGACAGACATCCTGTATGTTAACAGGTGTCGTATCTGTGCACAGAAGTGACATGCTTTGCCTTTCGGCACAACTAAAAAGAAACCAGAGTGTCTTCGTTCTAGCCCAGACCTGCAGGATAAATCACGGACACAACATGTCCATACAGTAAGAGGACATACCTTAACAAAAGCTAAAGGCCATTTAACAGGAGTGAAAGTATCTGAAAGTTACCTAGCTCGCCCTTGAGGTAGCTGAAGTTCTGTCTTGTAACACAGAGAGCATCCCTGACAACTTGATTATCTCTTGGAAATACGCAACACAAGACTGGTAACAAACAAGCGAGGATGGAGAACAGGCTTTTCACTTGGCTGATGTCCTCCCACTGCAGTCAACAGAAAACTCCCGCTAACTTTCACAGGGGGCAAAGTTTAGTCAAAGCCTAACAGCTTCTGAAAACCCTATGGTCTTAGTGTAACgtatttgtatttcagtagAAGATTTCGTAGTAGTACGGAAATTATGTCATTATTAAAACCATAAAACCATACGAGGCaggtgaactttttttttttttagactagACTTCTGAAAGATTTGTTTGCTGTCCTCCAGGAAGGTTTTGCAGcatcaagaaaacaaagatatgCGAGAGCAAGACAGAGGCAAATGCACAGGAGAGGACAAACGTGAGGCTACAGACCTTGTCAGGAAAGgacagacaggaaaagaaaaaaactgccaAGAGCTCACTTGCAACAAAGCGGAGAGAGACATGATCAACAAGAATCTAATGACTGTACAGCTGATGAGGTTCAGGAGTTGAAATTTTAGGCAGACTGCGTGCAACTTTTACTCAGGCAACTAAAGGTCTATGATTTAAGTGCTCTCTCTGTAGGCAGCTCTCTCTCTAGAATAGCTTTGTGGATAACTGCCATTTTAATAGCAGAGAAACTTTCCATCCACATGGGACTTCAGCATCCTCATTATTAACTCTAGAGGTTGGCTAGTGTTGCATTAAATTCCTAATTATTTGGACCTGAACTCTTTACAGTTCTGGAAAGATTGGGTAAACAACTACTAGTACTGAAAGCTTAAACAGATGCAAAGCAAGAGTCTAATAACTCTCCAATTTGTTTGTAGTCCTCTGGAGTCAGCCAGAGGAATGCAGCatagtaatttcattttgtagGAAGCCAGAAGGAATAGAGCAACAGTACAAGCTGATAGCAGAAAGTATTTCTTGcaagattaaataaaaacaaaagagaaaagtaacaaGAGAGTAAAGGACATGCTACTGTGGATACAAACAACAAAATGCTCAGAGTCAGAATGCAAGCCACTGAATTTTATATCCCTGTCAAAAAGTTAACTGAAATCTTAGTAACAGTAGCTAAGATTATAGATGTACTGATCATGTGACTTATTCTAACTGTGCAGTCCGTTTCTTAAGGAGATATAAGCATCTAGTGAGTCTCATTAGTGGGACTGcttgtgtttttaaagcatattaacTCAGGTAAGTTGGAGCATGCAGTTGCTCAGTAGCACTTTCCTCTGCAGGAAACACAAGGCAACTCAGGGTACCTTACCTCCTACAGAAAAAGGGCAGGTAACTAATATTTAGTCTAGGCAAGAGCCTGCCTAAGAGGTAGGACATGTCTATACTGAACATTTGTCAAATATTTAAGCACCTTCTTGAATCGCAGTCCCAGATAGTGCAGTTCATTAGCACTTTCCTTCTTTATCAGAATAACTGAAGTAGAGATATGTGGTATTTTGTGAGCCAGATTCTTAGCTGCGCTAAAATTAGTGTCAATCCACAGAAGCTCATGCACATCTGTATTCATACTGCAGGGATTTTGCTCTCTGTGTTCAAGAACATGACACAGATTTCCTCTCTGAGGATAATACAAAAGAAGCTGTCATCACAAAGACAAAATTGTGCTTTACTCCACTGATTGCATCTTTAATTGGAATTATACAGTCACATAATTGGAATTAAGGCAtacattgtaaaaatatttataaaatcagtgtACAAAGTGGGCTGTATATAATATACATGTTTGCATTaagtataaaacaaatatacaaGCCATAAAAATGCAGATCCAAAGTAGAGAATACTGTTAAAGTGCTAAAAGAGGAGAAGATATGCGTAGTTCATCATATGCATTAAAAGCCTAGTATTTTATTCCAGTGATTGCTAAGAAACAACAAACATCATAGAACAAAAGTTAAATCAACACTTTGTCCTGCACTGACATTGACCACGTGGGTTTGTTTTACCATGTCCTCTGAGGTTGCTGTGACAGAATAGGTGCCAGGAGAAACTTCAATGTAGATGTCTTTGGAAGCCTTCCTGGTCTTTAAGGAAAAAGTAAGGGTTTCATTACTGATTAGTGATCTTAATTTTCCCCGCAAAATAgacattttgaattttgttagaaaaattacatttcaactGCTGTACAAACCTattaagatttttcaaaatattcaggcAGCATGGCAGTAATTGTAAAAATGTTCCTATCCCATAGAAAAATAGCAAGTACCATATGCAGTCTTGCATCTAATATTTTTATCAATGGTGATAACCAGCATGCTGTAACCTGACTCACAAAACTGAAACTTGTCAAAATAAACACTTTCGAATACAATCCTGGAAAGCATCCATGCAACAAGGTACTCATATTAATTTGTATGGTGGTACAGATTCCGTGTTTCTCATCTTTTGTGGCTTAGATGCTCCTAAAATTGATGCACGGAGTTGTTAGcctatgaaaaacagaaaggttttcCTCTCCTTTGAAGAAAGGAGTCTTCAAAGAGACTGTATCAGGGCCAAGCACAACCGGCTAGCTAACCGCCACACGCCCTTGCGGCATGCCTTTCTTTAGCACAGGAGGTCTGCGAGGAACACAGATGAGGCGAGGCAGGAGGACAACAGGATTATTGCTGTCGATGCAAATCAAAGGGAGCCTAAAGATCATTTCCTCTGCTTGATATTCTGTACCGATCCAAAATATAAAGTAGATTTAGTTAATTATGTGCCAGACTGTTATGATCTGGTTTATAACTGTGTAAGTCTCTATATGCAAATCCTACTGCTCATCTATACCCTAAGATTGTGATTGTATCAATTACATCTCTGTAATATCTTCCGTGCCATCACAAAATCTCCATGCTTGATCATAAGTTTTCAACTACAGTTTGATACAAAATGATAAGAAAATGCctcaatttaaaatttaaaatcaaattataaaCTTACAAGTTGTTGACAAGTTTTAGGTTGACTGGACACTACAGAGGCTGCATTtttctggaaagagaaagatactgttttctGACCATACCACACAAACGGTATAATCAGCCCTTGAAAGAAGGGCTGCTTTAAGCCTGTGAAACTCTTCCCCTCTGCAGGAGGGCTGAAAGGACACTGATTGGTGCCACTAGGAGTTTACTGTGCCCCCTCCACTGACTGAAAGGCTCACGTCGCTCCAGACTTTCGTGTATCTGATGTCAGACTCCTTCTGTCTAAAGGTAAATTTGTGTAAGCAAGTATCACAGACTTTAGATGGACTAAACTGCCCCAcggaaaaggaaagaataatcaCTGGGGGCAGGGAAGACAGCACTTACCTCTTCTTGTGCAGCCTCCAACACTTTTTCATCTCCTTGCCTGCTGTGGTATCTGCAGATATGTTTGATTTCATGCTCTTTGCATCTACAGGCTGGCACCAAGCTATAGTACTTCTGGACAGCAAATGGAAAGGAGAATATTAGGTAGAGAAACATCCCAACCATCCTCATGACAACTCCAGATCCACAGCTAAAGGGGGAACTGTGCAGCTACTGACCTTTTGTATCAGTCTCCTGGCTCATGGATATCA carries:
- the AKIP1 gene encoding A-kinase-interacting protein 1, producing MERARAARTAGLARAVLERARRRRAGRARDPTAAPEEDSERLSAAFAAAAAFLSEAARQCEKYYSLVPACRCKEHEIKHICRYHSRQGDEKVLEAAQEEKNAASVVSSQPKTCQQLTRKASKDIYIEVSPGTYSVTATSEDMVKQTHVVNVSAGQSVDLTFVL
- the C5H11orf16 gene encoding LOW QUALITY PROTEIN: uncharacterized protein C11orf16 homolog (The sequence of the model RefSeq protein was modified relative to this genomic sequence to represent the inferred CDS: inserted 2 bases in 1 codon); translated protein: MARSKGFLPTNHKYCSAMTALDKFLCCSVISAASPCCRNSLVVHPAWITKPLIPWRCQWISCCLRSSPVACKRPSVSMRSAALASNGPVLVRGEHDGFYYHGTVKEELESERGMFLVEFARPLVAQRKCPVCVQKTSKDDILEYMNGMKHSILPGDKVLAPWEPDMVRYGPGTVLTGIETRDPLRVSEDEEIMVQFWNSKKVKLPLGVALWIPPSLWERTVEMIHMPFTSRLKPRENPNTNSCIFSCSPVTVPVPLCTVDSLTNHGLPCSLCWPHFHYHCNGIRCSSVHARCICCCHPHTDGWWPLPSQSLVLQREKEEAEPSSKPPSHLLDLENPKQGAAAAAAASSLSPDSERNLELFPTKSTVMDSAVNTDSSLLEKPKLKDSARPKWKYWKRSHHKSHPSSSGISTHSSSHAKGEPGPKAVAAVDRSCITPANQSAMFEILKQPPRGQLAMKEILTHQDFKPSSTEGFAASRKQRYAXEQDRGKCTGEDKREATDLVRAHLQQSGERHDQQESNDCTADEVQELKF